From a single Rhodococcus qingshengii JCM 15477 genomic region:
- a CDS encoding TetR/AcrR family transcriptional regulator, translating to MLNRLPADERRTQLVESALSIAEQRGVSSVTVRAVAEEAGVSLGVVHYCFESKEALIAAMGETLILQLSASMQYAFAQVRHAPDLSGVQGLRELLHIGLTGMWPTIEATPDRQLLTYEITAQALRSRNLGAERAGAVAFEQYRIMDELAVSFLEECAKISGTVWTEPLSSIARLSLAMIDGLVLRWLVDRDSDATIAEFGEMVQVIANKAVVAPQ from the coding sequence ATGCTGAACAGGCTCCCGGCGGACGAACGCCGCACACAATTGGTCGAGTCCGCCTTGTCTATTGCGGAACAGCGCGGTGTCAGTTCTGTGACGGTAAGGGCGGTGGCAGAGGAGGCCGGGGTATCGCTCGGCGTCGTTCATTACTGCTTCGAGAGCAAGGAAGCGCTGATCGCGGCAATGGGTGAAACGCTCATTCTGCAGCTCAGTGCGTCGATGCAGTATGCGTTCGCGCAGGTCCGCCATGCGCCGGATCTCAGTGGCGTGCAGGGGCTCAGGGAATTGCTGCACATCGGCCTGACCGGAATGTGGCCGACCATCGAGGCAACCCCGGATCGCCAGTTGTTGACCTACGAAATTACTGCGCAGGCACTGCGTAGTCGCAATCTCGGAGCCGAACGTGCTGGGGCGGTTGCATTTGAGCAGTACCGAATCATGGATGAGCTCGCGGTGTCGTTTCTCGAAGAGTGCGCCAAGATATCGGGCACGGTGTGGACGGAGCCGTTGAGTTCGATTGCGCGACTGAGTCTTGCGATGATCGACGGCCTTGTTCTGCGATGGCTGGTCGATCGTGACTCCGACGCGACTATTGCCGAGTTCGGAGAAATGGTTCAGGTAATCGCCAACAAAGCCGTGGTCGCGCCTCAGTAG
- a CDS encoding D-arabinono-1,4-lactone oxidase has product MASDTWQNWAGTQSAAPRRFATPTNTRELSSLVAEAASRGQRVKAVGAGHSFTGVAVTDGVLVSLDNLSGIDSITPTDDGALVTVFAGTRLHALNDALWQRGYAMANLGDIDVQSLAGATSTGTHGTGARFGGIATQIRGIEIVLADGSVVTASADENVELFEAGRLGLGAIGIISKITLACVPRFTLRAIEEPDTLSHILDTLEGDRLGLDHFEFYWFPHTDRVLTKSNTRLPGDTEPDPVGKVRAFVDDELLSNTLFEGVNRVATLAPAAIPRINNVSSRLLGAREFTDRSYRVFASSRRVKFKEMEYAIPREHVTETLHEIDRWMKKSGTNVAFPVEVRFAAADDLWLSTAHGRDTAYIAVHQYHRRPETEYFAAVEAIARAVDGRPHWGKMHNRTVDDLRPTYDRLDDFVAVRDKYDANRVFDNEYLRQVLGD; this is encoded by the coding sequence ATGGCTTCGGACACTTGGCAGAACTGGGCGGGCACTCAAAGCGCCGCGCCGCGTCGCTTTGCGACGCCGACAAATACCCGTGAACTTTCGTCGTTGGTCGCCGAGGCCGCCTCGCGTGGCCAACGTGTGAAGGCCGTCGGCGCCGGCCACTCGTTCACCGGTGTCGCGGTCACTGACGGTGTCCTCGTCAGCCTGGACAACTTGAGCGGAATCGACTCGATCACACCGACCGACGACGGTGCGCTGGTCACTGTTTTTGCAGGCACTCGCCTTCATGCTCTCAACGACGCCTTGTGGCAACGCGGATATGCGATGGCAAATCTCGGTGACATAGACGTCCAGTCACTGGCCGGCGCGACGTCCACCGGCACGCACGGCACCGGCGCACGATTCGGCGGTATCGCCACACAGATTCGCGGAATCGAGATCGTTCTCGCCGACGGATCCGTCGTTACCGCAAGCGCCGACGAAAACGTCGAGCTGTTCGAAGCGGGCCGCCTCGGATTGGGCGCAATCGGCATCATTTCGAAGATCACTCTCGCCTGCGTTCCGCGATTCACACTTCGCGCAATCGAGGAACCCGACACGCTGTCTCACATACTGGACACCCTCGAGGGCGATCGCCTGGGCCTGGATCACTTCGAGTTCTACTGGTTCCCGCACACCGATCGTGTCCTGACGAAGAGCAATACGCGACTCCCCGGAGATACCGAACCCGATCCGGTGGGCAAGGTCCGCGCGTTCGTCGACGACGAACTCCTCTCGAACACACTCTTCGAAGGCGTCAACCGCGTTGCCACCCTGGCGCCGGCCGCGATCCCGAGAATCAACAACGTGTCGTCTCGATTGCTCGGCGCCCGGGAGTTCACCGATCGCAGCTACCGAGTATTCGCGTCTTCGCGCCGGGTGAAGTTCAAGGAGATGGAATACGCGATCCCCCGCGAACACGTCACCGAGACACTCCACGAAATCGACCGCTGGATGAAGAAGTCCGGAACCAACGTCGCATTCCCCGTCGAAGTACGTTTTGCTGCCGCCGACGACCTCTGGCTCTCCACTGCTCACGGACGCGACACCGCATACATCGCGGTACACCAGTACCACCGCCGACCCGAAACCGAATACTTCGCCGCGGTGGAAGCCATCGCGCGCGCCGTCGACGGCCGGCCGCATTGGGGAAAAATGCACAACCGGACCGTCGACGACCTGCGTCCGACGTACGACCGACTCGACGACTTTGTCGCCGTTCGAGACAAGTACGACGCGAATCGTGTGTTCGACAACGAATACTTGCGTCAGGTGCTGGGCGACTGA
- a CDS encoding class I adenylate-forming enzyme family protein: protein MRSTLVEYPCSTQLLADARVTRAGDGVLRYSQLDPSLSELLDIAVHRFSSRIAVEEVDGEQVTFAELWAEASRVAGGLKSRGVEIGDRVAIRVAAGVRWMEACLGVILAGGVPVSVGVHLSDDAADFVIADSGSVLVLDGELPHGVPFIDDGAAPEEMAILAYTADSSGEMLGVELSNENVLSAIVGILHSRDYGVEGVRNLLVDNDFKSVRQFVHVLATLVVGGTVVLAGDFWRESVHTVDIVTGRPEDLLEPRLLTLGPAARAGSRSVQWIDCSGSPITAEQESKLLTLFPAARHVIGWGKTETCGAGLILPTESAPTHLGSVGIAFGGMEVALYGPDAPGGFGELLCRGPSVTRRYWNSPQATSTRFTQGWFCTHDTAQIDPDGFVRIVERNVA, encoded by the coding sequence ATGCGGTCGACGCTTGTGGAATACCCGTGTTCGACTCAGCTCCTCGCCGACGCCCGTGTCACCCGTGCGGGTGACGGGGTGCTTCGGTACAGCCAACTCGACCCGTCGCTGTCCGAACTCCTCGATATCGCCGTTCATCGATTCTCCTCACGCATCGCGGTGGAGGAGGTCGACGGCGAGCAGGTCACCTTCGCGGAGTTGTGGGCCGAGGCGTCGCGGGTCGCAGGCGGGCTGAAGTCGCGAGGCGTCGAGATCGGTGACCGTGTGGCCATTCGCGTCGCCGCCGGGGTGAGGTGGATGGAGGCGTGCCTCGGCGTCATTCTCGCCGGCGGTGTTCCGGTCTCCGTGGGTGTTCATCTGAGCGACGACGCGGCGGACTTCGTCATCGCGGACAGTGGCTCGGTGTTGGTGCTCGACGGGGAACTCCCACACGGTGTTCCGTTCATCGACGACGGTGCCGCCCCGGAGGAGATGGCGATCCTCGCGTACACCGCCGATTCTTCGGGTGAAATGCTGGGCGTCGAGTTGAGCAACGAGAACGTGCTCTCCGCCATCGTCGGCATTCTGCACTCGCGCGATTACGGCGTCGAAGGTGTGCGCAATCTGTTGGTGGACAATGACTTCAAGTCGGTACGGCAATTCGTGCACGTGCTCGCGACGTTGGTGGTCGGTGGAACGGTGGTCCTCGCCGGCGACTTCTGGCGTGAGAGTGTGCATACCGTCGACATCGTGACCGGGCGGCCCGAGGACCTGCTCGAGCCACGGTTGCTCACCCTTGGGCCGGCGGCGCGTGCCGGTTCGAGGTCGGTTCAGTGGATCGATTGCAGCGGGTCGCCGATCACGGCCGAACAGGAATCCAAGCTGCTGACTCTGTTCCCGGCCGCTCGGCATGTGATCGGGTGGGGCAAAACCGAGACCTGTGGGGCTGGTCTCATTCTGCCAACCGAGTCGGCACCCACCCACCTCGGAAGCGTCGGAATCGCTTTCGGTGGAATGGAAGTGGCGTTGTACGGCCCGGATGCTCCAGGTGGTTTCGGTGAGTTGCTGTGCCGTGGACCGAGTGTCACGCGTCGGTATTGGAACTCGCCGCAAGCGACCTCGACGAGGTTCACCCAGGGGTGGTTCTGCACTCACGACACCGCGCAGATCGACCCCGATGGCTTCGTCCGTATTGTCGAACGCAACGTCGCGTAG
- a CDS encoding crotonase/enoyl-CoA hydratase family protein: MADEVLTERRGRTLIITINRPEARNAINSAVSHALAAAVEELDADDDLSLAVLTGAGGNFCAGMDLKAFVAGENVLVPGRGLGFTEGPPRKPIISAVEGFALAGGTELVLATDLVVASSEAKFGIPEVKRGLVAGGGGLLRLPKRIPYQKALELALTGDSFTAEEAYRYGFVNTLTEPGKALEGALELADRITRNGPLAVAVTKEIIVKAGGWSDDEAFAKQLQVMAPVFASEDAREGATAFAEKRAPVWKGR, encoded by the coding sequence ATGGCGGACGAGGTTCTCACCGAGCGGCGCGGGCGGACACTGATCATCACCATCAACCGGCCCGAGGCGCGTAACGCCATCAACTCGGCGGTCAGTCACGCATTGGCCGCTGCGGTCGAAGAGCTCGATGCGGACGACGATCTGTCCTTGGCGGTGCTGACAGGAGCCGGCGGAAACTTCTGTGCCGGTATGGATCTGAAGGCATTCGTGGCCGGCGAGAACGTACTCGTGCCGGGACGCGGTCTCGGATTCACGGAAGGGCCGCCGCGTAAGCCGATCATTTCGGCGGTCGAGGGCTTCGCGTTGGCAGGCGGCACGGAACTCGTGCTTGCCACCGACCTGGTGGTCGCGTCGTCCGAAGCGAAGTTCGGTATCCCGGAGGTCAAGCGAGGGCTGGTCGCAGGTGGAGGCGGATTGTTGCGCCTGCCCAAGCGGATTCCGTACCAGAAGGCATTGGAACTGGCCCTGACCGGTGACAGTTTCACAGCCGAGGAGGCCTACCGCTACGGCTTCGTGAACACGTTGACCGAGCCGGGTAAGGCGCTCGAAGGCGCGCTGGAGCTGGCTGATCGCATCACCCGCAACGGACCGCTCGCGGTTGCGGTCACCAAGGAGATCATCGTCAAGGCCGGCGGTTGGTCCGACGACGAAGCTTTCGCGAAGCAGTTGCAGGTCATGGCGCCGGTGTTCGCGTCCGAAGATGCACGCGAGGGCGCGACGGCGTTCGCCGAGAAGCGCGCCCCGGTCTGGAAGGGGCGGTAA
- a CDS encoding amino acid deaminase/aldolase yields MTRTLDRLTAATRELDPPLAALDLTTLRSNAADLVRRAGGTPVRVASKSVRCRTVLAETLGDTLTASGGFRGIMAYSLREALWLVGLGARDILMGYPTADRGAIADLAADDTALASITLMVDDDAQLDLIRSASTGDAPVRVCLDVDASLRIGPIHLGVRRSPLREPAAVAALAARARQRGFSVVGVMFYEAQIAGLPDTSAPIGWVKKASARELASRRGAVVAAVTDAVGALEIVNSGGTGSLEVSSADPVVTEVTAGSGLYVPTLFDRYRAFRPDPALFFALSAVRKPTPSVTTLFGGGYIASGPAGATRVPSPVWPAGLKLLRNEGAGEVQTPVTGKEAGNIAIGDRVWFRHAKAGELCERFDRVYVVEADGTRTSVPTYRGEGQCFG; encoded by the coding sequence GTGACCAGGACCCTTGATCGACTCACTGCTGCCACGCGAGAACTCGACCCGCCTCTGGCTGCTCTGGATCTGACCACACTGCGCAGTAATGCAGCCGACCTGGTGCGCCGCGCCGGTGGAACCCCGGTGCGAGTGGCGAGCAAATCGGTTCGTTGTCGGACGGTTCTGGCTGAAACTCTCGGCGACACACTGACCGCGTCCGGCGGATTCCGCGGAATCATGGCGTACTCACTGCGCGAGGCTCTGTGGCTGGTCGGGCTCGGCGCACGGGACATCCTGATGGGGTACCCGACCGCCGATCGTGGCGCCATCGCGGATCTCGCTGCCGACGACACCGCTCTCGCATCGATCACCTTGATGGTCGACGACGATGCGCAGTTGGACCTCATTCGTTCGGCGTCGACGGGGGATGCGCCTGTCCGCGTGTGTCTCGACGTCGACGCGTCACTGCGGATCGGCCCGATCCATCTGGGCGTACGACGCTCGCCGCTGCGCGAACCTGCCGCGGTCGCCGCACTCGCGGCGCGTGCTCGTCAGCGCGGATTCTCCGTCGTCGGAGTGATGTTCTACGAAGCCCAGATCGCCGGCCTCCCGGACACCAGCGCTCCGATCGGTTGGGTCAAGAAGGCCTCTGCCCGCGAATTGGCGTCCAGAAGGGGCGCTGTGGTCGCGGCCGTCACCGATGCCGTGGGTGCACTCGAGATCGTCAACAGCGGCGGTACGGGGTCGCTGGAGGTCAGTTCGGCCGATCCTGTGGTGACCGAGGTAACAGCAGGCTCCGGACTGTACGTACCGACCCTGTTCGACCGCTACCGCGCCTTCCGTCCCGATCCGGCGCTGTTCTTCGCACTGTCGGCCGTGCGCAAGCCGACGCCGTCCGTCACGACCCTGTTCGGCGGCGGATACATCGCGTCGGGACCTGCCGGAGCCACCCGCGTTCCGTCACCGGTCTGGCCCGCTGGTCTCAAACTGCTCCGCAACGAAGGTGCCGGCGAAGTCCAGACGCCGGTCACCGGGAAGGAAGCCGGAAACATCGCGATCGGCGACCGCGTATGGTTCCGTCACGCCAAGGCCGGCGAGCTGTGCGAGCGCTTCGACCGCGTGTATGTGGTCGAAGCCGACGGCACCCGAACCTCGGTTCCCACCTACCGCGGCGAAGGGCAGTGTTTCGGGTAG
- a CDS encoding TM0106 family RecB-like putative nuclease encodes MFLLDDQIVYSASDLSAAASCEFALLRQLDARTGLIAAEAAEADPMLERTSSLGDSHEREQLQKFIDQHGDGVVVMPRPEHSRAGLTAATLATVEAARSGAPVIYQGTFFDGRFLGFCDFLVREGDTYAVYDSKLSRHAKVSALLQLAAYADALERNAIAASDQVHLLLGDGSTSSHDIGDIAPVFAARRAELERVLDEHRAEGKPTQWLDDRYLRCGRCDTCSVEVESHRDLLLVAGVRGNQREQLIVSGITTIDELAASTGPVEGIRRETLDKLRAQAAVQLRQELSGDAEFEVYEPSALGGLPIPDDGDIFFDFEGDPLWAEDGSTDWGLEYLFGVVEGPADDYVFKPFWAHDREGERQALLDFLDYVTARREAHPGMHIYHYAAYEKSALLRLAARHGVGEQTVDTLLSENVLVDLYPIVRACLRIGQRSYSIKKLEPLYMGEHGRDGDVTNAAASVVAYADYCELRDGGQADQARELLQGISDYNEYDCESTLRLRDWLAERAAEHGVELREPTGQIKIPLEELTESEIALRDFAGHKAGSTRTPDQQAAALLAAAVGYHNRERKPYWWAHFDRLVTPIEDLVDIRDVMVVEQSEIETDWHKSTARQKKFRRHIQLTGSFGTGTSLSPGSDLFALYATPSPDAVASENPTQRGTSSVKVTAVVKSEGLDVVTVEELLDGDEYLDTPVALAPGRPIPTGRMEKSIAAAASDASESLPELPHIAAVDILRRSTPRTLSGSPLPPVGTDNNYADAITAALLDLDDSYVAVQGPPGTGKTYTGARVVKTLIEQHQWRIGVVAQSHSVVENMLGGILKAGVDPALVAKKGSRSKTAEWQDIASEEYAGFIAEAEGVGCVIGGTAWDFSNTDRVPAGSLDLLVVDEAGQFALANTIAVAISARNLLLLGDPQQLPQVSQGTHPEPVDESALGWLAEGHGALPPELGYFLEKTWRMHPDLCAPVSALSYEGKLHSQETVSAARKLDGLAAGVHTVFVDHRGNSTYSPEESQEIVRQIQGLLGTPWTDPSEFEGTRPLEQSDILVVAAYNAQVGTVERDLTEAGLTEVEVGTVDKFQGREAAVAIVSMAASAVEDVPRGMSFLLSRNRLNVAVSRGKWCAIIVRSHALTQYMPSTPAGLVELGAFMRLTS; translated from the coding sequence GTGTTCCTACTCGATGATCAGATCGTCTACAGCGCCAGCGACCTCTCGGCTGCGGCCTCGTGCGAGTTCGCACTGCTGCGGCAACTCGACGCCCGAACCGGTCTGATCGCGGCCGAGGCCGCCGAGGCGGATCCGATGCTCGAACGGACGTCGAGCCTCGGCGACTCGCACGAGCGCGAACAGCTTCAGAAGTTCATCGATCAGCACGGAGACGGCGTCGTCGTCATGCCGCGACCGGAACACTCACGCGCAGGCCTGACCGCTGCCACGTTGGCCACCGTCGAGGCAGCACGATCGGGCGCGCCGGTCATTTATCAGGGAACCTTTTTCGACGGCCGATTCCTCGGGTTCTGCGATTTCCTCGTCCGCGAAGGCGACACCTACGCGGTCTACGACAGCAAGCTCTCCCGGCACGCCAAGGTGTCGGCACTTCTACAACTCGCCGCATACGCGGATGCGTTGGAGCGCAATGCAATTGCCGCATCCGATCAAGTTCATCTACTGCTAGGCGACGGCAGCACGTCGTCGCACGACATCGGAGACATCGCGCCGGTATTCGCGGCACGTAGAGCTGAACTCGAACGAGTCCTCGACGAGCACCGCGCCGAGGGGAAACCGACACAGTGGCTCGACGATCGGTACCTGCGTTGTGGTCGATGCGACACCTGCAGCGTCGAGGTCGAAAGCCATCGAGACCTGCTGCTGGTTGCGGGTGTCCGCGGCAATCAGCGTGAACAGCTGATCGTCTCGGGGATCACGACAATTGACGAACTCGCCGCGAGCACCGGCCCAGTCGAGGGAATCCGCCGGGAAACACTCGACAAGCTCCGTGCACAGGCAGCGGTTCAACTACGCCAGGAACTGTCCGGCGACGCCGAATTCGAGGTCTACGAACCCTCGGCGCTCGGCGGACTCCCCATCCCCGACGACGGCGACATCTTCTTCGACTTCGAGGGCGATCCGCTCTGGGCCGAGGACGGGTCCACCGATTGGGGGTTGGAGTATCTGTTCGGTGTGGTCGAAGGGCCTGCGGACGACTACGTGTTCAAGCCGTTCTGGGCACACGATCGCGAGGGTGAGCGCCAGGCGCTCCTCGACTTCCTCGATTACGTCACCGCGCGTCGAGAAGCTCATCCAGGCATGCACATCTACCACTACGCCGCGTACGAGAAATCGGCGCTGTTGCGCTTGGCCGCACGTCACGGTGTCGGCGAGCAGACCGTGGACACCCTGCTCAGCGAGAACGTGCTCGTCGACCTGTACCCGATCGTCCGCGCGTGCCTGCGGATCGGACAACGCTCGTACAGCATCAAGAAACTCGAGCCGCTCTACATGGGTGAGCACGGCCGTGACGGTGACGTGACCAACGCCGCCGCCTCGGTCGTCGCCTATGCCGACTACTGCGAATTGCGCGACGGCGGACAAGCCGACCAGGCCCGGGAACTTCTTCAGGGCATCTCCGACTACAACGAGTACGACTGCGAATCCACTCTCCGCCTGCGCGATTGGCTCGCCGAGCGCGCCGCAGAACATGGTGTCGAACTTCGAGAGCCGACCGGACAGATCAAGATTCCACTCGAAGAACTCACCGAATCGGAAATCGCACTCCGCGACTTCGCCGGCCACAAGGCCGGTTCGACACGCACCCCCGATCAGCAGGCTGCTGCTCTATTGGCCGCAGCAGTCGGTTACCACAATCGCGAGCGGAAGCCGTACTGGTGGGCCCACTTCGACCGATTGGTCACACCGATCGAAGACCTCGTGGACATCCGCGACGTCATGGTGGTCGAGCAGTCCGAAATCGAAACGGACTGGCACAAGAGCACCGCGCGGCAGAAGAAGTTTCGTCGCCACATCCAGTTGACCGGAAGTTTCGGCACCGGAACGTCTTTGAGCCCGGGCAGTGATCTTTTCGCGCTCTACGCAACCCCCTCCCCCGATGCCGTTGCAAGCGAGAACCCCACCCAACGCGGCACCAGCAGCGTCAAGGTCACCGCCGTGGTCAAGTCCGAAGGGCTCGACGTGGTCACCGTGGAAGAACTGCTCGACGGTGACGAATACCTCGATACCCCAGTCGCATTGGCACCTGGTCGTCCGATTCCCACGGGACGTATGGAGAAGTCGATCGCCGCTGCCGCATCCGACGCCAGCGAGAGCCTGCCCGAACTGCCACACATCGCGGCAGTCGACATTCTCAGGCGCAGCACCCCGAGAACCCTCTCGGGTTCACCGCTGCCACCTGTCGGCACCGACAACAACTACGCCGACGCCATCACTGCCGCACTTCTCGACCTCGATGATTCCTACGTGGCAGTACAGGGTCCCCCTGGTACGGGCAAGACCTACACGGGCGCTCGTGTCGTCAAGACACTGATCGAACAACATCAGTGGCGAATCGGCGTGGTGGCACAATCACATTCGGTGGTCGAGAACATGCTCGGCGGCATTCTGAAAGCCGGCGTGGACCCTGCACTGGTCGCGAAGAAGGGCAGCCGGAGCAAGACCGCAGAATGGCAGGACATCGCATCCGAAGAATATGCGGGATTCATCGCCGAGGCCGAAGGCGTCGGCTGTGTCATCGGCGGCACTGCGTGGGACTTCTCGAACACCGATCGTGTTCCAGCGGGCAGCTTGGACTTGCTCGTCGTGGACGAAGCAGGCCAATTCGCGCTGGCGAACACCATTGCCGTCGCGATTTCCGCGCGAAACCTGTTGCTGCTGGGCGATCCGCAGCAGTTGCCGCAGGTGAGCCAAGGTACTCACCCCGAACCTGTCGACGAATCGGCGCTCGGTTGGCTCGCCGAGGGACACGGCGCACTGCCACCCGAACTCGGCTACTTCCTCGAGAAAACGTGGCGGATGCACCCGGATCTGTGTGCGCCCGTGTCCGCACTGTCGTACGAGGGCAAGCTCCATTCTCAGGAAACCGTGAGTGCGGCAAGGAAACTCGACGGACTCGCTGCCGGAGTGCACACAGTGTTCGTCGATCACCGCGGCAATTCCACGTACTCCCCGGAAGAGTCCCAGGAAATCGTTCGCCAGATCCAGGGCCTTCTCGGTACGCCATGGACCGATCCGAGCGAGTTCGAGGGAACCCGGCCCCTGGAGCAGTCGGACATCCTCGTGGTCGCGGCATACAACGCCCAGGTCGGTACCGTCGAGCGCGATCTCACCGAAGCCGGTCTCACGGAGGTCGAGGTCGGGACCGTCGACAAGTTCCAGGGCCGCGAGGCCGCGGTGGCAATCGTGTCGATGGCCGCATCTGCCGTCGAGGACGTCCCGCGAGGAATGTCGTTCCTCCTGTCGCGGAACCGCCTCAATGTTGCTGTCTCCCGCGGCAAGTGGTGCGCGATCATCGTCCGATCACACGCGTTGACGCAGTACATGCCGAGCACGCCCGCAGGATTGGTGGAGCTGGGCGCGTTCATGAGGTTGACGAGCTAG
- a CDS encoding enoyl-CoA hydratase/isomerase family protein — protein sequence MTAPESHPTRLERFTTDGGAEVAVLTFAHGPLNLFDQAMFDAVIADVAALTENPPRAVLLRAEGKVNSAGVDVHVFDGLNPEQGAELWRELFAQICHPLEALPCPVIYAAHGLTLTAAFEISLACDIILAAPKAKFGLVETVVGLTPSMGGPQRLAERAGSGRARELVMTGDLYDAATLHSWGVVNAVHDDVDAAARALAARLADGPTRAHDATKQIVAAWRSGGIAHADSVTPGVSGALFATDDLRGAVRSFLEVGPGKAVYSGK from the coding sequence ATGACTGCTCCCGAATCGCATCCCACCCGTCTCGAGCGCTTCACCACCGATGGTGGTGCCGAGGTGGCTGTCCTGACGTTCGCGCACGGACCACTCAATCTGTTCGATCAGGCCATGTTCGACGCCGTCATCGCGGATGTTGCAGCGCTGACCGAAAACCCACCGCGCGCTGTGCTTCTGCGCGCCGAGGGCAAGGTCAACTCGGCCGGCGTCGACGTCCATGTGTTCGACGGACTGAACCCGGAGCAGGGAGCGGAATTGTGGCGCGAACTGTTCGCCCAGATCTGCCATCCGCTCGAGGCGTTGCCGTGCCCGGTCATCTACGCGGCGCACGGGCTGACGCTGACTGCTGCCTTCGAGATCTCCTTGGCCTGCGACATCATCCTCGCGGCGCCGAAGGCGAAGTTCGGACTGGTCGAGACAGTGGTCGGTCTGACGCCGTCCATGGGTGGACCGCAGCGTTTGGCCGAGCGCGCCGGTTCCGGACGGGCTCGGGAGTTGGTCATGACCGGCGATCTCTACGACGCCGCAACCCTGCACTCGTGGGGCGTCGTCAATGCAGTTCACGACGATGTCGATGCTGCGGCGCGTGCCCTGGCGGCCCGGTTGGCGGACGGGCCCACGCGAGCCCACGACGCCACCAAGCAGATCGTGGCGGCCTGGCGTTCCGGCGGGATCGCCCACGCGGATTCGGTGACTCCCGGGGTGTCCGGTGCGCTGTTCGCCACCGATGACCTACGCGGCGCTGTCCGCAGTTTCCTCGAGGTCGGACCGGGCAAAGCGGTCTACTCCGGAAAGTAA
- a CDS encoding adenosine deaminase, whose product MATPVAELHMHIEGSLEPEQIYRLAERNRMDLPYKDIDDLKSRYEFTDLQSFLDLYFANMAVLRTAEDFADLTRAYFRRAAAAGVAHAEFFFNPQAHVVRGVPLTEVLDGIMDAVASSEREFGLSSAAIAAILRDQPVKDAEEIFSEIIRLQAPIVGLGLDSAEVGNPPSLFEDVFARARAEGLHVVAHAGEEGPPEYIWQALDILGAERIDHGVRALEDPALIERLVDEEIPLTVCPLSNVRLRVFDSLSDHPLRSMLEMGLIVTVNSDDPAYFGGYVDDNFTELGRALGLTEAERDTLARNSIKASFASDARKAELLRR is encoded by the coding sequence ATGGCTACACCTGTCGCAGAGCTGCACATGCACATCGAGGGTTCTCTGGAACCCGAACAGATTTACCGACTTGCCGAGCGCAATCGAATGGACTTGCCGTACAAGGACATCGACGATCTGAAGTCGAGGTACGAGTTCACCGATCTGCAGTCGTTCCTCGATCTCTACTTCGCCAACATGGCCGTCCTGCGCACCGCGGAGGATTTTGCCGACCTGACGCGAGCGTACTTCCGCCGCGCGGCTGCCGCCGGCGTCGCGCATGCCGAGTTCTTCTTCAATCCACAGGCGCACGTGGTCCGTGGTGTTCCGCTGACCGAGGTCCTGGACGGGATCATGGATGCGGTGGCATCGAGTGAGCGCGAGTTCGGGCTCAGCAGCGCGGCAATCGCCGCCATCCTCCGAGATCAGCCCGTCAAGGACGCCGAGGAGATCTTCTCCGAGATAATTCGCCTGCAGGCTCCGATCGTCGGGCTCGGACTCGACTCCGCGGAGGTCGGCAACCCGCCGTCACTGTTCGAGGACGTGTTCGCCCGCGCGCGTGCCGAGGGTTTGCACGTTGTGGCTCACGCCGGTGAAGAGGGACCGCCCGAGTACATCTGGCAGGCGCTCGACATTCTCGGCGCCGAGCGGATCGACCACGGAGTCCGGGCACTCGAGGATCCTGCCCTGATCGAGCGTCTGGTCGACGAGGAGATTCCACTGACGGTCTGCCCGTTGTCGAACGTTCGTCTGCGGGTGTTCGATTCGCTGTCGGATCATCCGCTTCGATCGATGCTCGAGATGGGTTTGATCGTCACGGTCAACTCCGACGACCCGGCCTACTTCGGGGGATACGTCGACGACAATTTCACCGAACTGGGCCGAGCCCTGGGTCTGACCGAGGCCGAGCGAGACACCCTCGCCCGGAACTCGATCAAAGCCTCGTTTGCGAGCGATGCGCGAAAAGCGGAACTGCTGCGGCGCTGA